One genomic segment of Desmodus rotundus isolate HL8 chromosome 5, HLdesRot8A.1, whole genome shotgun sequence includes these proteins:
- the RRM1 gene encoding ribonucleoside-diphosphate reductase large subunit isoform X2, with product MFDKITSRIQKLCYGLNMDFVDPAQITMKVIQGLYSGVTTVELDTLAAETAATLTTKHPDYAILAARIAVSNLHKETKKVFSDVMEDLFNYINPQNGKHSPMVAKSTLDIVLANKDRLNSAIIYDRDFSYNYFGFKTLERSYLLKINGKVAERPQHMLMRVSVGIHKEDINAAIETYNLLSERWFTHASPTLFNAGTNRPQLSSCFLLSMKDDSIEGIYDTLKQCALISKSAGGIGVAVSCIRATGSYIAGTNGNSNGLVPMLRVYNNTARYVDQGGNKRPGAFAIYLEPWHSDIFEFLDLKKNTGKEEQRARDLFFALWIPDLFMKRVETNQDWSLMCPNECPGLDEVWGEEFEKLYESYEKQGRVRRVVKAQQLWYAIIESQTETGTPYMLYKDSCNRKSNQQNLGTIKCSNLCTEIVEYTSKDEVAVCNLASLALNMYVTSEHTYDFKKLAEVTKVIVRNLNKIIDINYYPIPEAYLSNKRHRPIGIGVQGLADAFILMRYPFESPEAQLLNKQIFETIYHGALEASCDLAKEHGPYETYEGSPVSKGILQYDMWNVTPTDLWDWKLLKEKIAKYGIRNSLLIAPMPTASTAQILGNNESIEPYTSNIYTRRVLSGEFQIVNPHLLKDLTERGLWNEEMKNQIIACNGSIQTIPEIPDDLKQLYKTVWEISQKTVLKMAADRGAFIDQSQSLNIHIAEPNYGKLTSMHFYGWKQGLKTGMYYLRTRPAANPIQFTLNKEKLKDKEKASKEEEEKERNTAAMVCSLENRDECLMCGS from the exons gcTCAGATCACCATGAAAGTAATCCAAGGCTTATACAGTGGGGTCACTACTGTGGAACTGGATACTTTGGCTGCTGAAACAGCTGCAACCTTGACTACCAAGCACCCTGACTATGCCATTCTGGCAGCAAGGATTGCTGTCTCTAACTtgcacaaagaaacaaagaaagtatTCAGTG atgtgatGGAAGACCTCTTTAACTATATAAATCCACAAAATGGCAAACATTCTCCCATGGTGGCCAAGTCAACACTGGATATTGTTTTGGCCAATAAAGAT CGCCTGAATTCTGCCATTATCTATGACCGAGATTTCTCTTATAATTACTTTGGCTTTAAG ACGCTGGAGCGGTCCTATTTGTTGAAGATCAATGGAAAAG TGGCTGAAAGACCACAACATATGTTGATGAGGGTATCTGTGGGGATTCACAAAGAAGATATCAATGCTGCTATTGAAACATACAACCTTCTTTCTGAGAGGTGGTTTACTCATGCCTCTCCTACTCTCTTCAATGCTGGTACCAACCGCCCACAACTTTCTAG CTGTTTCCTTCTGAGTATGAAAGATGATAGTATCGAAGGCATTTATGACACTCTAAAGCAGTGTGCATTGATTTCCAAGTCTGCTGGGGGAATTGGTGTTGCTGTGAGTTGTATTCGAGCTACTGGCAGCTACATTGCTGGG ACTAATGGCAATTCCAATGGCCTTGTACCTATGCTGAGAGTATATAACAATACAGCTCGATATGTGGATCAAGGTGGAAACAAG CGACCTGGAGCATTTGCTATTTACCTGGAGCCTTGGCATTCAGACATCTTTGAGTTTCTTGATTTAAAGAAGAACACGGGAAAGGAAGAGCAACGTGCCAGGGACCTTTTCTTTGCCCTTTGGATTCCAGATCTCTTCATGAAACGAGTGGAGACTAATCAG GACTGGTCTTTGATGTGTCCAAATGAGTGTCCTGGTCTGGACGAGGTTTGGGGAGAGGAATTTGAGAAGCTATATGAAAG TTATGAGAAACAGGGTCGTGTCCGCAGAGTTGTAAAAGCTCAACAGCTTTGGTATGCCATCATTGAGTCTCAGACGGAGACAGGTACCCCGTACATGCTTTACAAAGATTCCTGTAATCGGAAGAGTAACCAGCAGAACCTGGGAACGATCAAATGCAGCAACCTGTGCACAGAAATAGTAGAGTATACTAGCAAAGATGAG GTTGCGGTTTGTAACTTGGCCTCCCTGGCCCTGAATATGTATGTCACGTCAGAACACACATATGACTTTAAGAAGTTGGCTGAAGTCACCAAAGTCATTGTCCGAAACTTGaataaaattattgatattaACTACTACCCTATCCCAGAG GCATACTTATCAAATAAACGCCATCGCCCCATTGGAATTGGAGTACAAGGTCTGGCAGATgcttttattctgatgaggtacCCTTTTGAGAGTCCAGAGGCCCAGTTATTGAATAAGCAAATCTTTGAAACCATTTATCATGGAGCCTTGGAAGCCAGCTGTGATCTGGCCAAGGAGCATGGCCCATATGAAACCTACGAGGGCTCTCCAGTCAGCAAAGGA ATCCTTCAGTACGATATGTGGAATGTTACTCCCACAGACCTATGGGACTGGAAACTTCTCAAGGAGAAGATTGCGAA GTATGGCATAAGAAACAGTTTACTTATTGCCCCGATGCCTACTGCTTCTACTGCTCAGATTCTGGGAAATAATGAATCCATTGAACCTTATACCAGCAACATCTACACTCGCAGAGTCTTGTCAGGAGAATTTCAG ATTGTAAATCCTCACTTACTGAAAGATCTTACTGAGCGGGGCTTGTGGAATGAAGAGATGAAAAATCAGATTATTGCATGCAATGGCTCTATTCAg ACCATACCAGAAATTCCTGATGACCTGAAGCAACTTTATAAGACTGTGTGGGAAATCTCTCAGAAAACCGTTCTCAAGATGGCGGCTGATAGAGGTGCTTTCATTGATCAAAGCCAGTCTTTGAACATCCATATTGCTGAGCCTAACTACGGCAAACTCACTAGTATGCACTTCTATGGCTGGAAGCAG GGTTTGAAGACTGGGATGTATTATTTAAGGACAAGACCAGCAGCTAATCCGATCCAATTCACTCTAAATAAAGAGAAGCTGAAAGATAAGGAAAAGGCatcaaaagaggaagaagagaaggagaggaacacagCAGCCATGGTGTGTTCTTTGGAGAACAGAGATGAGTGTCTGATGTGTGGATCCTGA
- the RRM1 gene encoding ribonucleoside-diphosphate reductase large subunit isoform X1, with the protein MHVIKRDGRQERVMFDKITSRIQKLCYGLNMDFVDPAQITMKVIQGLYSGVTTVELDTLAAETAATLTTKHPDYAILAARIAVSNLHKETKKVFSDVMEDLFNYINPQNGKHSPMVAKSTLDIVLANKDRLNSAIIYDRDFSYNYFGFKTLERSYLLKINGKVAERPQHMLMRVSVGIHKEDINAAIETYNLLSERWFTHASPTLFNAGTNRPQLSSCFLLSMKDDSIEGIYDTLKQCALISKSAGGIGVAVSCIRATGSYIAGTNGNSNGLVPMLRVYNNTARYVDQGGNKRPGAFAIYLEPWHSDIFEFLDLKKNTGKEEQRARDLFFALWIPDLFMKRVETNQDWSLMCPNECPGLDEVWGEEFEKLYESYEKQGRVRRVVKAQQLWYAIIESQTETGTPYMLYKDSCNRKSNQQNLGTIKCSNLCTEIVEYTSKDEVAVCNLASLALNMYVTSEHTYDFKKLAEVTKVIVRNLNKIIDINYYPIPEAYLSNKRHRPIGIGVQGLADAFILMRYPFESPEAQLLNKQIFETIYHGALEASCDLAKEHGPYETYEGSPVSKGILQYDMWNVTPTDLWDWKLLKEKIAKYGIRNSLLIAPMPTASTAQILGNNESIEPYTSNIYTRRVLSGEFQIVNPHLLKDLTERGLWNEEMKNQIIACNGSIQTIPEIPDDLKQLYKTVWEISQKTVLKMAADRGAFIDQSQSLNIHIAEPNYGKLTSMHFYGWKQGLKTGMYYLRTRPAANPIQFTLNKEKLKDKEKASKEEEEKERNTAAMVCSLENRDECLMCGS; encoded by the exons gcTCAGATCACCATGAAAGTAATCCAAGGCTTATACAGTGGGGTCACTACTGTGGAACTGGATACTTTGGCTGCTGAAACAGCTGCAACCTTGACTACCAAGCACCCTGACTATGCCATTCTGGCAGCAAGGATTGCTGTCTCTAACTtgcacaaagaaacaaagaaagtatTCAGTG atgtgatGGAAGACCTCTTTAACTATATAAATCCACAAAATGGCAAACATTCTCCCATGGTGGCCAAGTCAACACTGGATATTGTTTTGGCCAATAAAGAT CGCCTGAATTCTGCCATTATCTATGACCGAGATTTCTCTTATAATTACTTTGGCTTTAAG ACGCTGGAGCGGTCCTATTTGTTGAAGATCAATGGAAAAG TGGCTGAAAGACCACAACATATGTTGATGAGGGTATCTGTGGGGATTCACAAAGAAGATATCAATGCTGCTATTGAAACATACAACCTTCTTTCTGAGAGGTGGTTTACTCATGCCTCTCCTACTCTCTTCAATGCTGGTACCAACCGCCCACAACTTTCTAG CTGTTTCCTTCTGAGTATGAAAGATGATAGTATCGAAGGCATTTATGACACTCTAAAGCAGTGTGCATTGATTTCCAAGTCTGCTGGGGGAATTGGTGTTGCTGTGAGTTGTATTCGAGCTACTGGCAGCTACATTGCTGGG ACTAATGGCAATTCCAATGGCCTTGTACCTATGCTGAGAGTATATAACAATACAGCTCGATATGTGGATCAAGGTGGAAACAAG CGACCTGGAGCATTTGCTATTTACCTGGAGCCTTGGCATTCAGACATCTTTGAGTTTCTTGATTTAAAGAAGAACACGGGAAAGGAAGAGCAACGTGCCAGGGACCTTTTCTTTGCCCTTTGGATTCCAGATCTCTTCATGAAACGAGTGGAGACTAATCAG GACTGGTCTTTGATGTGTCCAAATGAGTGTCCTGGTCTGGACGAGGTTTGGGGAGAGGAATTTGAGAAGCTATATGAAAG TTATGAGAAACAGGGTCGTGTCCGCAGAGTTGTAAAAGCTCAACAGCTTTGGTATGCCATCATTGAGTCTCAGACGGAGACAGGTACCCCGTACATGCTTTACAAAGATTCCTGTAATCGGAAGAGTAACCAGCAGAACCTGGGAACGATCAAATGCAGCAACCTGTGCACAGAAATAGTAGAGTATACTAGCAAAGATGAG GTTGCGGTTTGTAACTTGGCCTCCCTGGCCCTGAATATGTATGTCACGTCAGAACACACATATGACTTTAAGAAGTTGGCTGAAGTCACCAAAGTCATTGTCCGAAACTTGaataaaattattgatattaACTACTACCCTATCCCAGAG GCATACTTATCAAATAAACGCCATCGCCCCATTGGAATTGGAGTACAAGGTCTGGCAGATgcttttattctgatgaggtacCCTTTTGAGAGTCCAGAGGCCCAGTTATTGAATAAGCAAATCTTTGAAACCATTTATCATGGAGCCTTGGAAGCCAGCTGTGATCTGGCCAAGGAGCATGGCCCATATGAAACCTACGAGGGCTCTCCAGTCAGCAAAGGA ATCCTTCAGTACGATATGTGGAATGTTACTCCCACAGACCTATGGGACTGGAAACTTCTCAAGGAGAAGATTGCGAA GTATGGCATAAGAAACAGTTTACTTATTGCCCCGATGCCTACTGCTTCTACTGCTCAGATTCTGGGAAATAATGAATCCATTGAACCTTATACCAGCAACATCTACACTCGCAGAGTCTTGTCAGGAGAATTTCAG ATTGTAAATCCTCACTTACTGAAAGATCTTACTGAGCGGGGCTTGTGGAATGAAGAGATGAAAAATCAGATTATTGCATGCAATGGCTCTATTCAg ACCATACCAGAAATTCCTGATGACCTGAAGCAACTTTATAAGACTGTGTGGGAAATCTCTCAGAAAACCGTTCTCAAGATGGCGGCTGATAGAGGTGCTTTCATTGATCAAAGCCAGTCTTTGAACATCCATATTGCTGAGCCTAACTACGGCAAACTCACTAGTATGCACTTCTATGGCTGGAAGCAG GGTTTGAAGACTGGGATGTATTATTTAAGGACAAGACCAGCAGCTAATCCGATCCAATTCACTCTAAATAAAGAGAAGCTGAAAGATAAGGAAAAGGCatcaaaagaggaagaagagaaggagaggaacacagCAGCCATGGTGTGTTCTTTGGAGAACAGAGATGAGTGTCTGATGTGTGGATCCTGA